One stretch of Niallia sp. XMNu-256 DNA includes these proteins:
- a CDS encoding MerR family transcriptional regulator — translation MKIGELAEMAKVTKRTIDHYTNLGLLEVERSASNYRYYDQSAIERLHFIEQCKKDGMSLDEIRKVIIEQDAEEMDVLELRLKIKGLEDDVSEVLAHLNKSNLKDLEYVKKNISKESLSLIQALLLLINQQ, via the coding sequence TTGAAAATTGGAGAATTGGCAGAAATGGCCAAAGTGACGAAGCGAACCATTGATCATTATACAAATCTTGGTCTTTTAGAAGTGGAACGTTCTGCTTCGAATTATCGTTACTATGATCAATCTGCAATCGAGCGGTTACACTTTATTGAGCAATGTAAAAAGGACGGCATGTCATTAGATGAAATTAGGAAAGTGATTATAGAGCAGGATGCGGAAGAAATGGATGTTCTCGAGCTTAGATTGAAAATTAAAGGCTTAGAGGATGATGTATCTGAGGTTTTGGCTCATCTTAATAAAAGTAATTTGAAAGATTTAGAGTATGTGAAAAAGAATATTTCAAAAGAAAGTCTGTCATTAATTCAGGCTCTGCTTTTATTAATAAATCAACAATAG
- a CDS encoding 2-keto-4-pentenoate hydratase, whose translation MNLQEAASQLLEAEETKKVIKPLTDVYPDISVDDAYFVQLEQIRRKVEKGAVIVGKKIGATSKAIQELFQVEQPDYGHLLEDMMYVDGDTIFLDQYIQPKAEFEIAFVLKKDLKGPNVTVLDVVEATDYIVPAIEVIDSRIEDWKIRFEDTVADNGSSAGAIIGGNPTPLDGIDLTHIGMVVYKNGEFLTSAAGAAVLGNPLRAVAWLANSLGKYDVSLKAGEIVLSGALSTAVPIEENDTFTVEFGHIGSVSATFKRNSKEGSK comes from the coding sequence GTGAATTTACAGGAAGCGGCAAGTCAATTACTAGAAGCAGAAGAAACAAAGAAAGTAATTAAACCTTTAACAGATGTATATCCTGACATTTCCGTTGATGACGCATATTTTGTCCAATTAGAGCAAATTCGCCGCAAAGTAGAAAAGGGAGCGGTCATTGTTGGGAAGAAAATTGGTGCTACAAGTAAAGCCATTCAGGAGTTGTTCCAAGTAGAGCAGCCAGATTATGGGCATCTTCTCGAGGATATGATGTATGTCGATGGGGATACCATTTTCCTTGATCAATATATTCAGCCAAAGGCAGAATTTGAGATTGCCTTTGTACTAAAAAAAGATTTAAAAGGTCCCAATGTCACGGTCCTTGATGTCGTAGAGGCAACAGACTATATTGTCCCAGCAATTGAAGTGATTGATAGCAGAATAGAGGATTGGAAGATTCGATTTGAAGACACTGTCGCTGATAATGGATCATCTGCTGGAGCGATTATCGGTGGAAACCCAACGCCACTAGATGGGATTGATTTAACTCATATTGGCATGGTTGTTTATAAAAATGGTGAGTTTCTTACGTCAGCAGCAGGTGCCGCGGTGCTTGGTAATCCTCTTCGTGCTGTGGCATGGCTAGCAAACTCCTTAGGAAAATATGATGTTTCCTTAAAAGCAGGTGAAATTGTTCTATCAGGAGCTTTATCAACCGCTGTTCCAATTGAGGAAAATGATACATTTACGGTTGAATTTGGCCATATTGGGTCCGTTTCAGCGACATTTAAACGTAACAGTAAGGAGGGTTCGAAATGA
- a CDS encoding DUF1232 domain-containing protein: MGKTISKLKSKAKKVKQDIFVLVEAYKHPKTPLFVKLLSIIIVAYAFSPIDLIPDFIPILGYLDDIILIPLGIIIVLKLVPDDVLKECRENAEKAEKVKKKNWVIGTIIILIWVAVLFWVITLFFN; the protein is encoded by the coding sequence ATGGGGAAAACAATTTCTAAATTAAAGTCTAAAGCAAAAAAAGTTAAGCAAGATATTTTTGTTTTAGTAGAAGCCTACAAACATCCTAAAACACCTTTATTTGTTAAATTATTATCTATTATTATCGTAGCATATGCGTTTAGTCCGATTGATTTAATACCTGATTTTATACCTATTTTGGGGTATTTGGACGATATTATCCTTATCCCATTAGGAATCATTATAGTATTGAAATTGGTACCTGATGATGTTCTAAAGGAATGTCGTGAAAATGCAGAGAAAGCCGAGAAGGTAAAAAAGAAAAATTGGGTTATCGGAACGATTATAATACTAATTTGGGTAGCCGTTTTATTTTGGGTCATTACATTATTTTTTAATTAG
- a CDS encoding hemolysin family protein has product MTTINLILIALLIALTAFFVATEFAIVKVRTSRIDQLIAEGKKGAIAAKRVTTHLDEYLSACQLGITVTALGLGWLGEPTVERLLRPLFTSLNLNESITHILSFSIAFASVTFLHVVIGELAPKTVAIQKAEMVTLLFAKPIIWFYKLMYPFIWLLNGSARILVGMFGIKPASEHEVAHSEEELRILLSESYKSGEINKNELKYVNNIFEFDERTAREIMVPRTEIVSISIDDPISEVLKLIEEESYTRYPVINGDKDHVLGFINARELLTAIIKNGKSDEGLKLESFINPIIHAIEAIPIHDLLVKMQKERIHLAILIDEYGGTSGLATVEDIIEEIVGEIRDEFDEDEIPEIRKVKEDHYILDGKLLIEDVNNLLGTNLTNDEIDTIAGWFLTQNFDVKVGSEIESEGYLFRVHENDEHHIQYLEVKKLKEFELTEDN; this is encoded by the coding sequence TTGACGACCATTAACTTAATTTTAATTGCACTATTAATCGCATTAACGGCATTCTTTGTAGCAACTGAGTTTGCTATTGTAAAAGTGCGTACATCACGAATTGATCAACTCATTGCTGAAGGAAAAAAAGGAGCCATTGCTGCAAAAAGAGTAACCACTCATTTGGATGAGTATTTATCAGCATGTCAGCTAGGGATCACCGTTACAGCTTTAGGACTAGGTTGGTTAGGTGAACCGACCGTTGAGAGACTATTACGTCCATTATTTACTTCATTAAATTTAAATGAATCGATCACACATATTCTATCCTTTAGTATTGCTTTTGCCTCCGTTACCTTTTTACATGTTGTTATAGGGGAATTAGCTCCAAAAACGGTTGCCATTCAAAAGGCTGAAATGGTCACGTTGTTATTTGCAAAGCCGATTATTTGGTTCTATAAATTAATGTATCCATTTATTTGGTTATTGAATGGTTCTGCTCGTATTTTAGTAGGAATGTTTGGAATAAAACCTGCTTCTGAACATGAAGTCGCTCACTCAGAAGAAGAACTCCGAATTCTTTTATCAGAAAGCTATAAGAGCGGGGAAATCAATAAAAATGAATTAAAGTATGTAAACAATATTTTTGAATTTGATGAACGAACAGCGAGAGAAATTATGGTTCCTCGTACAGAGATCGTTAGTATTTCCATTGATGATCCGATAAGTGAGGTCCTGAAATTAATCGAAGAAGAAAGCTATACGCGCTACCCTGTAATCAATGGGGATAAGGACCATGTTCTTGGTTTTATCAATGCAAGAGAATTATTAACCGCTATTATTAAAAATGGAAAAAGTGATGAAGGGCTGAAATTAGAGTCTTTTATTAATCCAATTATCCATGCAATTGAAGCGATTCCTATCCATGATCTATTAGTGAAAATGCAAAAAGAACGAATCCACCTTGCGATTCTAATTGATGAATATGGCGGAACATCTGGTTTAGCTACTGTTGAAGATATCATCGAAGAAATTGTTGGGGAAATAAGAGATGAATTTGATGAGGATGAAATCCCTGAGATTCGTAAGGTGAAGGAAGATCATTATATTTTAGACGGAAAATTACTGATTGAAGATGTTAACAATTTATTAGGAACAAATCTCACCAACGATGAGATTGATACAATTGCCGGGTGGTTCTTAACCCAAAATTTTGATGTAAAAGTAGGAAGTGAAATTGAATCAGAAGGCTATTTATTCCGAGTACACGAAAATGATGAACATCATATTCAATATTTAGAGGTAAAAAAATTGAAAGAATTTGAGCTTACTGAAGATAATTAG
- a CDS encoding undecaprenyl-diphosphate phosphatase, with the protein MGEIDIILIIKMIIIGLVQGFTEPIPVSSSGHVMIASEILGLGEQGFTFAILTNTASLLAILFIYRKDIARLAVNSFLFLKTKNLRYKSDFRFVLFIVIGTIPAGVLGILLSDFIAESVSMTTIAVMLFVTGIALWFIRNLKGKKDESDITMKDAFIVGLGQAVALTPGISRSGATIISAIAVGMKQDTALRFSFMLYIPVSVGGVILGLSDFLNEPNKADLAIPYLAAFIATLFMTYFALKWFMGIMKNGKLVYFTYYCFFVGALLLIFF; encoded by the coding sequence ATGGGAGAAATCGATATTATATTGATTATTAAAATGATTATTATTGGACTTGTTCAAGGTTTTACAGAACCCATTCCTGTGTCATCTAGCGGGCACGTAATGATTGCTAGTGAAATCTTGGGACTAGGTGAACAAGGATTTACTTTTGCTATATTAACAAATACAGCTTCACTGCTTGCTATTCTTTTTATTTATAGAAAAGATATTGCAAGACTTGCAGTAAATTCATTTCTATTTTTGAAAACGAAAAATCTACGTTATAAGAGTGACTTTCGGTTTGTTCTCTTTATCGTCATAGGCACGATTCCAGCGGGGGTTCTTGGGATTTTATTAAGTGACTTTATCGCAGAAAGTGTTAGCATGACGACGATTGCGGTAATGCTTTTCGTGACCGGGATTGCCTTATGGTTCATACGTAATCTGAAAGGTAAAAAAGATGAAAGTGATATCACAATGAAGGATGCTTTTATTGTGGGGTTAGGACAGGCTGTCGCGTTAACACCAGGCATTAGCCGCTCAGGTGCAACCATTATTTCAGCCATTGCGGTTGGAATGAAACAAGATACAGCCCTTCGATTTTCATTTATGTTATATATTCCTGTGAGCGTTGGAGGAGTGATACTAGGTCTTTCTGATTTTCTCAATGAACCGAATAAAGCAGACTTAGCCATTCCATATTTAGCGGCATTTATTGCCACGCTTTTCATGACCTATTTTGCATTGAAATGGTTTATGGGAATTATGAAAAATGGGAAGCTCGTTTATTTTACCTATTACTGTTTCTTTGTCGGGGCCTTACTACTAATTTTCTTCTAA
- a CDS encoding class I SAM-dependent methyltransferase — translation MEKYFYEAFEGLTRLAPGSEHSTKKAVSLVNVDREKELNILDIGCGTGIQTLILAEVFPHAHITAVDTNQQFLEMLKKQIHTNALEDRVTVLNASMFEMEFPSETFDLIWAEGSIYIIGFQEGLKQWKRFLKQDGYLVCSEISWLHSNPSKDSKEFWTEGYSEINTIPNKVKQILDLEYAIDFSFVLPEGDWIEYYHPLEHNLKEMELKYDDHPVAMTVVNMIKQEINLYHNQSRDYSYVFYGMKKLN, via the coding sequence TTGGAAAAATATTTTTATGAAGCTTTTGAGGGGTTGACGCGTTTAGCTCCTGGTAGCGAACATTCAACAAAAAAGGCTGTTTCATTGGTAAATGTAGATAGAGAAAAAGAATTAAACATCCTAGATATAGGATGTGGTACAGGAATTCAAACATTGATTTTAGCAGAAGTTTTTCCACATGCTCATATCACAGCCGTGGATACAAATCAACAATTTTTGGAAATGCTGAAAAAACAGATACACACGAATGCATTAGAAGACAGAGTTACGGTTCTCAATGCTTCTATGTTTGAGATGGAATTCCCTTCGGAAACCTTTGACCTTATCTGGGCGGAGGGTTCGATTTATATTATTGGATTTCAAGAAGGACTTAAACAGTGGAAACGCTTTTTGAAGCAAGATGGTTATTTGGTATGTAGTGAAATTTCTTGGTTGCATTCCAATCCTTCCAAAGATAGTAAAGAGTTTTGGACAGAAGGATATTCAGAAATCAATACGATTCCCAATAAAGTGAAGCAAATTCTTGATCTAGAATATGCTATTGACTTTTCATTCGTATTGCCAGAGGGAGACTGGATAGAGTATTACCATCCATTGGAACATAACCTCAAAGAGATGGAACTCAAGTATGATGATCATCCTGTTGCTATGACTGTAGTAAACATGATTAAACAAGAAATCAATTTATACCATAACCAATCTCGAGATTATAGTTATGTTTTCTACGGAATGAAAAAATTAAATTAA
- a CDS encoding acetyl-CoA hydrolase/transferase C-terminal domain-containing protein: MSFQRMYQAKVCTAEEAVQFVEADEAIILPIAPGEPPALLEALPSNDRLLGNTLYRMLPSYPVLNIKPEKLKQVSTFLSASDRNAFSEGTIELLPNHFSDIPSLLKLSPSQKVIMAAVSPMDENGYFSLGTSVSYIGSLLEEAKTIILEVNKNMPRTLGEQNRIHISQVTKLIEHDFDLPSLPEPVLTDKDAQIGQTIAELIQNGDTVQIGFGSMPNAVMEYLKGHRDLGIHSELLPDKVVDLYEAGVITNYNKRIYKGKTTATFALGSRKLYDFMHNNKDILMLPCHVSNDLQNIAQLDHLVSVNSTVEIDFWGQCNSETIAGKYYSSTGGQGDFTKGVRLTENGRGILCLYSTAKNDTISKIVPMLSQGAIVTTSKNDVDIVVTEYGKAELKGKTVQERTEALIKIAHPKFRDELTFEAINRGFIPQKSFYRV; the protein is encoded by the coding sequence ATGAGCTTTCAAAGAATGTACCAAGCGAAGGTTTGTACGGCAGAAGAAGCTGTCCAGTTCGTTGAGGCTGATGAGGCCATTATTTTACCCATTGCCCCGGGAGAACCGCCTGCTCTATTAGAGGCACTGCCATCAAATGATCGTCTTCTGGGGAATACTCTATACAGAATGCTGCCAAGTTATCCTGTATTAAATATAAAGCCCGAGAAACTCAAGCAAGTATCGACCTTTCTTTCGGCTTCTGATCGTAATGCATTCAGTGAAGGAACCATCGAATTGCTTCCAAATCATTTTTCAGACATCCCTTCCCTATTGAAGCTTTCACCATCCCAAAAAGTGATTATGGCAGCTGTATCTCCAATGGATGAAAACGGCTATTTTTCCCTTGGAACAAGTGTCAGCTATATTGGGTCATTACTGGAAGAAGCAAAAACGATCATTCTAGAAGTCAATAAAAATATGCCGCGGACCCTCGGTGAACAGAACAGGATTCATATCAGCCAGGTAACGAAATTGATTGAACATGATTTTGATTTACCGTCCCTTCCTGAGCCTGTTCTTACTGATAAGGATGCCCAAATTGGCCAAACGATCGCGGAGTTGATTCAAAATGGTGATACAGTCCAAATTGGTTTTGGATCCATGCCAAATGCAGTGATGGAATATTTAAAGGGTCACCGAGATCTGGGGATTCATTCAGAACTGCTTCCTGATAAGGTAGTAGACTTATATGAAGCCGGTGTCATAACTAATTACAATAAAAGAATTTATAAAGGAAAAACAACCGCAACATTTGCGCTTGGCTCTAGAAAATTGTACGATTTTATGCACAATAATAAGGATATTCTAATGCTGCCTTGTCATGTGTCAAATGATCTTCAAAATATTGCCCAACTGGATCATCTTGTTTCCGTTAATTCTACCGTTGAGATTGATTTTTGGGGTCAGTGTAACTCCGAAACCATTGCTGGAAAATATTATTCTTCAACAGGCGGGCAAGGAGACTTTACAAAAGGAGTACGCTTAACTGAAAATGGGCGAGGAATCCTCTGTCTCTATTCAACCGCAAAAAATGATACGATCTCCAAAATAGTCCCGATGTTGTCTCAGGGAGCAATAGTGACGACATCTAAAAATGATGTGGATATTGTAGTAACCGAATATGGAAAAGCAGAACTAAAGGGGAAAACCGTTCAAGAACGAACCGAGGCCTTAATTAAGATTGCTCATCCAAAATTTAGAGACGAGCTCACTTTTGAGGCGATCAATCGAGGTTTTATTCCTCAGAAAAGCTTTTATCGAGTATAG
- a CDS encoding 2-keto-4-pentenoate hydratase: MIKTDVIDQIAHELYEAEKTQTTVGKFVDRYPELDADLAYQVQDRLIDLKCKEEKTRIVGRKLGLTSKAKQQMIGVHEPSYGVLLESMQLMEGEPISISPFIHAKVEPEIAFVFHKEVRGPHVTVAEILAATAYIAPALEIIDSRFEKFNFTLADAIADNSSSSRFIIGERFYKPDEVDLRLMGMVFKRNGEVIETGAGAAVMGHPARAIAWMANKLRKTGQSIKAGEVVLSGAISASATIAPGDYFSASFDGIGSIEAKFTE; encoded by the coding sequence ATGATAAAAACAGATGTCATCGATCAAATCGCTCATGAACTGTATGAAGCAGAAAAAACACAAACAACAGTTGGAAAATTTGTTGATCGTTATCCAGAGTTGGATGCCGACCTAGCTTATCAAGTTCAAGACCGATTGATTGATTTAAAATGTAAAGAAGAAAAAACTAGAATCGTGGGGCGTAAGCTTGGTTTGACAAGTAAAGCAAAGCAGCAAATGATTGGTGTCCACGAACCGTCGTATGGCGTTTTATTGGAAAGTATGCAGCTTATGGAAGGGGAACCGATCTCTATCTCTCCATTTATCCACGCAAAAGTCGAACCAGAGATTGCTTTCGTTTTTCATAAAGAAGTTCGTGGTCCGCATGTAACGGTAGCTGAGATTTTAGCAGCAACCGCTTACATTGCTCCAGCTTTAGAAATAATTGATAGCCGATTTGAAAAGTTTAATTTTACGCTTGCTGATGCGATCGCTGATAATTCTTCCTCCTCTCGTTTTATCATCGGTGAAAGATTTTATAAGCCAGACGAAGTTGATTTGCGTTTAATGGGGATGGTCTTTAAAAGGAACGGTGAAGTGATCGAAACAGGGGCAGGGGCTGCTGTGATGGGCCATCCTGCAAGAGCGATTGCCTGGATGGCCAATAAGTTGCGAAAAACAGGACAAAGCATTAAGGCTGGTGAGGTTGTATTGAGCGGAGCGATATCTGCCTCTGCAACGATTGCACCAGGAGATTATTTTTCGGCAAGTTTTGATGGAATCGGCTCAATAGAGGCGAAATTTACTGAGTAA
- a CDS encoding GNAT family N-acetyltransferase has protein sequence MEIRMLTSLEDAEQYRCIRLESLQNNPEFVTSYEEEKAVPVQNYKDEFHMDDSYTFGAFDNHELVGIITLYRDKPYKLGHRAHIGAMYVSPSKRGSGIGKALMKEAINKAKSLNGIEQIYLAVVSNNESAKKLYSSLDFQVFGTEKRGLRVEENIYYDVDFMILYL, from the coding sequence GTGGAAATAAGAATGTTAACATCATTAGAGGATGCAGAACAATATCGTTGCATTAGACTCGAGTCTTTACAAAATAATCCTGAATTCGTAACGAGTTATGAAGAGGAAAAAGCCGTTCCTGTACAAAATTATAAAGATGAATTTCACATGGATGATTCTTATACATTCGGGGCTTTTGACAACCATGAACTTGTTGGAATCATTACCTTATATCGGGACAAGCCCTATAAACTAGGTCACAGAGCCCATATCGGAGCAATGTATGTGTCTCCTTCTAAAAGAGGCTCAGGAATAGGAAAAGCTTTAATGAAAGAGGCCATTAACAAAGCAAAAAGCTTAAATGGAATTGAACAGATCTATTTAGCCGTTGTTTCAAATAATGAATCAGCGAAAAAACTTTATTCTTCCCTGGACTTTCAAGTTTTTGGTACAGAGAAAAGAGGATTAAGAGTAGAAGAAAATATCTATTATGATGTAGATTTTATGATTTTATATTTATAA